Proteins from a genomic interval of Verrucomicrobiota bacterium:
- a CDS encoding VWA domain-containing protein — MEFEYPWALVGVPFILFFFAIFIWLVRVKEQVKRWQNIEHAVVGSARKKVGKRRSLQRYYFLMCLGLILLVLALARPKWGEEEQISYQPARDVMIAMDLSKSMLAQDVTPSRLDRAKLMVQELFGALQGERVGLLVFAGTAFVQSPLSGDYEILREIVPTLSPSFLPEGGTDYEAMLMEATRGFSVDVPADRYLIVLSDGENLSDDWASVMETIKYYGIRIITLGIGTLKGGVIHLEDGGVQKDESGQVILSKLEERVLMDMAEESGGIYKRADRWVDIHDEVKALIAKGKKFAAEEKRTASMIERFQYFLAPGVVLLLMSLLFEFPKYPSNSEKMKRKLMEKDLQVVTLVVLLGYLPVIGFAQLSGGGQPLEQLIPAANERQADPQQAQASEQLRHAVTHLFQQDKPLGKDWAHMAQATLSYGQAMQGGNPAVIEDGLKAVSEGRSTDSKAADWDTLESQLRDLLNQQEQEQQQKDQNSEQQEENQSEDSSNDSQNQQQDPQQNQEQDQNQESQTNGEQQQNQNPEPQRNQENGEEPDEQQPQEQGARNEEQKQEQNKQRQAQNESNSEQSNEQENRPQMSQSQDGDETNQDNEAKEQRPILPANISRILNRIQQKDKPAVLFQRMNEREGLETKSPAQKKKKDW; from the coding sequence ATGGAATTTGAGTATCCATGGGCTTTAGTGGGCGTCCCTTTCATTTTATTCTTCTTTGCCATTTTTATATGGTTGGTCAGAGTAAAAGAACAAGTCAAGCGTTGGCAAAATATAGAACATGCGGTAGTAGGATCCGCCAGGAAAAAAGTAGGTAAGCGAAGGTCTCTCCAGCGTTACTATTTTCTGATGTGCCTGGGCCTGATCTTACTTGTGCTGGCTTTGGCCAGGCCCAAGTGGGGCGAGGAAGAGCAAATTTCCTACCAGCCTGCGCGCGATGTCATGATTGCCATGGACTTGTCAAAAAGTATGCTAGCTCAGGATGTCACGCCAAGCCGCTTAGATAGAGCGAAGCTGATGGTTCAGGAACTATTTGGAGCTCTGCAAGGTGAGCGAGTCGGCTTACTCGTTTTTGCTGGAACGGCCTTCGTTCAAAGCCCCCTAAGTGGTGATTATGAAATCCTCAGAGAAATAGTACCCACCCTCTCTCCCAGTTTCTTGCCGGAGGGGGGAACGGATTATGAAGCGATGCTAATGGAAGCAACGCGCGGCTTTAGTGTGGATGTGCCCGCTGATCGCTACCTTATTGTCTTAAGCGATGGTGAAAATCTAAGCGATGACTGGGCCTCAGTGATGGAGACTATCAAATACTACGGCATTCGTATCATTACGTTAGGCATAGGCACATTAAAAGGAGGGGTGATTCATTTGGAAGATGGTGGCGTCCAAAAGGATGAAAGCGGACAAGTCATCTTATCTAAATTAGAGGAAAGGGTATTAATGGATATGGCAGAAGAATCTGGTGGCATTTACAAAAGAGCTGATCGATGGGTGGATATTCATGATGAGGTGAAAGCACTCATCGCTAAAGGAAAAAAATTTGCTGCTGAAGAAAAAAGAACTGCCAGTATGATAGAGAGATTTCAATACTTCCTAGCACCTGGAGTTGTGTTGCTTCTTATGAGCTTGTTGTTCGAGTTTCCCAAGTATCCAAGCAACTCCGAGAAAATGAAACGTAAATTAATGGAGAAAGATTTACAGGTTGTCACTTTAGTCGTGTTGTTGGGGTACTTGCCTGTAATAGGATTTGCTCAATTGAGTGGAGGGGGACAGCCTTTAGAGCAATTGATACCCGCAGCAAATGAGAGGCAAGCCGACCCGCAACAAGCACAAGCCTCAGAGCAATTGCGTCATGCAGTCACCCATCTATTTCAGCAAGATAAGCCATTGGGCAAAGATTGGGCGCACATGGCACAAGCTACTTTAAGCTATGGGCAAGCTATGCAGGGCGGCAACCCTGCCGTGATAGAGGATGGACTTAAAGCAGTTTCGGAAGGTCGTTCTACAGACTCTAAAGCCGCAGATTGGGATACATTAGAAAGTCAATTACGTGATCTGCTTAACCAACAAGAACAAGAGCAACAACAAAAAGACCAAAATTCCGAGCAGCAGGAAGAAAATCAATCAGAAGATAGCTCGAATGATAGTCAGAACCAACAACAAGATCCTCAACAAAACCAAGAGCAAGACCAAAATCAAGAGAGCCAAACCAATGGCGAACAACAGCAAAATCAAAATCCTGAACCGCAGAGGAACCAAGAAAATGGTGAAGAGCCAGATGAACAACAGCCGCAAGAACAAGGCGCCAGAAATGAAGAGCAAAAGCAGGAGCAAAACAAGCAGCGCCAGGCCCAAAATGAAAGTAATTCTGAGCAAAGCAATGAACAAGAGAATCGGCCCCAAATGTCTCAAAGTCAGGATGGGGATGAAACTAACCAGGATAATGAGGCTAAGGAGCAGAGGCCCATTTTGCCTGCTAACATTTCAAGGATATTAAATCGCATTCAGCAGAAAGATAAGCCAGCAGTTTTGTTCCAGAGAATGAATGAGCGCGAGGGTTTAGAGACCAAGTCTCCAGCACAAAAGAAGAAGAAGGACTGGTAG
- a CDS encoding VWA domain-containing protein — MINNWIFGNPEWFGLLLLLPLIWWLRSRGGSEVLIIPSSAEWHKPSWMKQTRLPVALIYMAIVFCVLALARPQKVEEKVEVKQEGYDIVLAIDLSPSMLAEDFQKGGVRLNRLNAVRPIIQKFIRERKGDRIGLVVFGGRAYTMAPLTFDRNWLKKQADRLETDLVEQGTAIGDGLALALSRLELSRRDDSAERIGAFAVLLTDGAQTIGALKPEDSAKVAKDMGIPVYTIGVGTQGVVPFPAFDPNSGQRIGTERRRFPLDEKTLKMIAKETGGQYFRARDTNATERAFAAIDKSQKIEFEKQTRLKKQEHYYWFAVPGAILALMSLLTFTSISLISNHTRRAINGI; from the coding sequence ATGATAAATAACTGGATATTTGGAAACCCTGAGTGGTTTGGATTACTTCTGCTGTTACCTTTGATTTGGTGGCTGAGGTCGCGCGGTGGCTCTGAAGTACTGATCATTCCCAGCTCCGCAGAATGGCATAAACCAAGCTGGATGAAACAAACGCGTCTGCCAGTTGCCTTAATTTATATGGCTATTGTTTTTTGTGTATTGGCCTTAGCACGTCCTCAAAAGGTGGAAGAGAAAGTCGAGGTCAAACAGGAGGGTTATGATATTGTTCTGGCGATTGACCTTTCTCCCAGTATGTTAGCAGAAGATTTTCAAAAGGGAGGGGTTCGACTTAACAGGTTGAATGCCGTCAGGCCGATTATTCAAAAATTTATCCGTGAGCGGAAAGGAGACCGTATCGGTTTGGTAGTATTTGGAGGCAGGGCTTATACTATGGCGCCTCTAACCTTTGATCGTAACTGGCTAAAGAAGCAGGCGGATAGGCTAGAGACAGATCTAGTAGAACAAGGAACTGCCATTGGAGATGGATTGGCACTGGCGCTTAGCAGGCTAGAATTAAGCAGACGAGATGATAGTGCAGAACGTATTGGTGCTTTTGCGGTATTACTTACTGATGGCGCACAGACTATAGGCGCTTTGAAACCCGAGGATTCTGCCAAGGTAGCTAAAGATATGGGGATACCTGTCTATACGATAGGCGTAGGCACCCAAGGAGTGGTTCCTTTTCCTGCCTTTGATCCTAACAGTGGACAGAGAATTGGAACGGAAAGAAGACGTTTCCCTTTGGATGAAAAAACCTTAAAAATGATCGCAAAGGAAACGGGAGGGCAGTATTTTAGAGCGCGAGATACAAATGCTACGGAGCGAGCTTTTGCTGCAATTGATAAATCTCAAAAGATTGAGTTTGAAAAGCAAACACGTTTGAAGAAGCAGGAGCACTATTATTGGTTTGCCGTGCCTGGCGCTATACTAGCACTTATGAGTTTACTGACCTTTACTTCCATCAGTCTCATTTCCAATCATACTAGAAGGGCAATAAATGGAATTTGA